A window of Hevea brasiliensis isolate MT/VB/25A 57/8 chromosome 14, ASM3005281v1, whole genome shotgun sequence contains these coding sequences:
- the LOC131172816 gene encoding probable LRR receptor-like serine/threonine-protein kinase At1g53440, whose translation MNALLYSNDGAIRSLNLTSEAKATIEFRRDLGIAFDGEDEFLIRKIPKELPVLVHDNLLEIHFFWAGKGTSPLYPPFLNGPLISAIAVTPNFKVGGEKLSPRQIAGIVVGAVLTPLLVLAFMWKMGCLKSKELQSETLYTARMHTEIHIEGKSFTLQEIIDATRNFNSKMEIGKGRYGIVYKAELPDEIKLAVKKISPDINQQEKNELKSEIFSLKSLRHENVVKLLDGYYPNSRTILDWKVRHDICLGIAKGLKYLHEEKRFDIVHGNIKAANILLDKSYTAKLSDIGLARLCREEDPFVSIIKARASRCLQFWSCST comes from the exons ATGAACGCCCTTTTATACTCTAACGATGGTGCCATTCGTTCCCTAAATCTTACCTCTGAAGCTAAAGCCACTATTGAGTTTAGAAGGGACTTGGGTATCGCTTTTGATGGGGAGGACGAGTTCCTA ATTCGTAAGATACCCAAGGAGTTACCTGTTCTTGTACATGATAATCTATTGGAGATTCATTTCTTTTGGGCCGGCAAAGGAACATCTCCATTATATCCGCCATTTCTCAATGGACCTCTTATATCAGCTATTGCTGTAACCCCaa ACTTCAAAGTTGGCGGAGAGAAGCTCTCTCCTCGACAAATAGCAGGGATTGTTGTAGGTGCTGTATTAACTCCATTGCTTGTATTGGCATTCATGTGGAAAATGGGCTGCCTTAAAAGCAAAGAGCTACAAAGTGAGACTCTATACACTGCACGCATGCAT ACAGAAATACACATAGAAGGCAAATCTTTCACCCTCCAAGAAATAATAGATGCTACTCGAAATTTTAACTCCAAAATGGAGATTGGAAAAGGGCGTTATGGGATAGTATACAAG GCTGAACTTCCTGATGAAATTAAATTAGCAGTGAAGAAGATTTCTCCTGACATAAATCAGCAAGAGAAGAATGAATTAAAAAGTGAAATTTTCAGCCTGAAATCATTGAGGCATGAGAACGTGGTTAAATTGTTGGATGGCTATT ATCCAAATTCAAGAACCATTCTTGATTGGAAAGTGAGACATGATATATGCTTGGGGATAGCAAAAGGTTTGAAGTATCTACATGAAGAAAAAAGATTTGACATTGTTCATGGAAATATAAAAGCTGCAAATATTCTCCTTGACAAATCTTACACTGCTAAGTTATCGGACATCGGATTAGCAAGGCTTTGCCGTGAGGAAGATCCATTCGTGTCTATCATCAAAGCAAGAGCAAGCAGATGTTTACAGTTTTGGAGTTGTTCTACTTGA